In Pyricularia oryzae 70-15 chromosome 2, whole genome shotgun sequence, one genomic interval encodes:
- a CDS encoding actin polymerization protein Bzz1: MADTEVAPTFGAELKDGFKPANAWVGHGIAWIDDLQQFYRERAAIEKDYSAKLAALAKKYYEKKSKKSAVLSVGDTPAMTPGSLESASITTWTTQLNTVERRAEEHSRYANELINRVATPMQAFQTKFDELRKRHAEFADKLEKERDSSYSELRKVKGKYDNVCQEVESKRKKTESAFDKAKAQSNYQQQIHEMNNAKNTYIIAINVTNKQKEKYYHEYVPEVMDGLQDLSEFKTIKINELWTLASTLESGLLKSSGEMIDHQTEEIARNLPHLDSMMYMRHNIGAWQEPSDKMFEPSPVWHDDDSMVVDEPAKVYLRNVLNKSKSQLGDLRREVDKKRREVESMKRVKQNVRNGTDKKDEVAVVNSIFAMQEDLHQVERKRITAEVETSTITSAVGDVTLGAKNHNFKSQTFKIPTNCDLCGERIWGLSAKGFDCRDCGYTCHSKCEMKVPAECPGEQSKEDRKKLKAERQEAANTLLKPSASTTHKKTPSSTEGMAELPALSRSDTMNSLSSGYAASAHRSISGARSPAEEMPPGEAPAAPKPANTLRKNRVIAPPPAAYISELPGSSPANGSSGIGAGKTPEQKGKMLYGFDANGEGELTVPAGRDLVILEPDTGSGWIKVRAGYKEGLVPATYVELAPAGAPSATVIAPPPVMAPQHTGASGRPGSIYSNSGSSIGGTAPAVKKKGPAVAPRRGAKKAVRHVDVMYDYTAQSDAEHSIVEGERLVLIKEDPGDGWAEVEKGGLTKSVPASYLQLV; the protein is encoded by the exons ATGGCCGACACCGAGGTTGCGCCAACATTTGGCGCAGAACTCAAG GATGGCTTCAAACCCGCCAATGCCTGGGTTGGCCATGGCATTGCTTGGATCGACGACTTGCAGCAGTTTTACCGTGAACGAGCAGCGATCGAGAAGGACTACAGCGCCAAACTCGCGGCACTGGCCAAGAAGTACTATGAGAAGAAATCAAAAAAGTCTGCGGTCTTGAGTGTGGGCGACACGCCAGCAATGACCCCTGGATCTCTGGAAAG TGCTTCCATAACAACATGGACGACGCAGCTGAACACGGTCGAGAGGAGAGCAGAAGAGCACAGCCGATACGCCAACGAACTGATCAACCGGGTGGCCACACCAATGCAGGCATTCCAGACCAAGTTTGACGAGCTCCGCAAGCGGCACGCCGAATTCGCCGATAAGCTCGAGAAGGAACGTGATTCGTCATACTCTGAGCTGCGAAAGGTCAAGGGGAAATACGACAACGTCTGTCAGGAGGTAGAGAGCAAACGCAAGAAGACCGAATCGGCGTTTGacaaggccaaggcgcaAAGCAACTACCAGCAGCAGATACACGAGATGAACAACGCCAAAAACACATATATCATCGCCATCAATGTTACGAAcaagcaaaaggaaaagTACTACCACGAGTATGTGCCCGAGGTTATGGACGGTTTGCAGGACCTTTCGGAGTTCAAGACCATTAAGATAAATGAATTATGGACTTTGGCTTCGACTTTAGAGTCAGGGCTTTTGAAATCGAGCGGGGAGATGATAGATCACCAGACGGAGGAGATCGCCCGGAATCTCCCCCATCTAGACTCTATGATGTATATGCGCCACAACATTGGTGCATGGCAGGAGCCCTCGGACAAGATGTTTGAACCAAGCCCTGTGTGGCACGATGATGACTCTATGGTGGTGGATGAACCGGCTAAGGTATACCTGCGCAACGTGCTTAACAAGTCCAAGAGTCAGTTGGGCGATCTTCGGCGCGAGGTCGACAAGAAGCGACGCGAAGTTGAGTCGATGAAACGGGTCAAGCAAAACGTCAGGAACGGGACAGACAAGAAGGACGAAGTAGCCGTGGTCAACTCGATCTTTGCAATGCAGGAGGATCTCCACCAGGTTGAACGCAAACGAATAACGGCCGAAGTTGAGACCTCCACCATCACATCCGCAGTCGGCGATGTGACGCTGGGCGCCAAAAATCACAACTTCAAATCCCAGACTTTCAAGATCCCCACCAACTGTGATCTTTGCGGCGAGAGGATATGGGGTCTCTCCGCCAAGGGCTTTGACTGCCGAGATTGCGGTTACACATGTCACAGCAAGTGCGAGATGAAGGTACCGGCAGAATGCCCTGGCGAGCAGAGCAAAGAGGACCGCAAGAAGCTCAAAGCGGAGAGGCAGGAGGCCGCCAACACGCTGCTCAAGCCCAGTGCGAGCACAACACACAAGAAGACGCCATCATCGACCGAGGGAATGGCGGAACTGCCTGCTCTGAGCAGGTCCGACACGATGAACTCGTTGAGCTCAGGCTACGCAGCGAGCGCACATCGGTCGATATCGGGTGCCAGGTCGCCGGCTGAGGAGATGCCACCTGGCGAGGCCCCGGCGGCGCCGAAGCCGGCCAACACGCTGCGGAAGAACAGGGTTATCGCCCCACCTCCCGCTGCATATATCAGCGAACTGCCTGGGAGCTCCCCGGCGAACGGCAGCTCAGGGATTGGCGCAGGCaagacaccggagcagaagGGCAAGATGCTATACGGCTTTGATGCCAATGGCGAGGGCGAGCTCACGGTGCCGGCAGGGCGGGATCTCGTGATTCTCGAACCAGATA CTGGATCGGGATGGATCAAAGTTCGGGCAGGATACAAGGAAGGGCTTGTGCCCGCGACGTACGTCGAGCTGGCACCAGCCGGGGCGCCATCGGCAACCGTGATCGCACCGCCGCCAGTGATGGCACCTCAGCACACTGGTGCATCAGGCCGCCCGGGCTCGATCTATTCAAACAGCGGTTCATCAATCGGCGGGACCGCGCCCGCGGTCAAGAAGAAGGGGCCGGCGGTGGCACCTCGGCGCGGAGCGAAGAAGGCGGTAAGGCATGTAGATGTCATGTACGACTATACGGCGCAGAGCGACGCCGAGCACAGCATCGTCGAGGGCGAGAGGCTGGTGCTCATCAAGGAAGACCCAGGGGATGGATGGGCCGAGGTGGAGAAGGGCGGTTTGACAAAGAGTGTTCCAGCAAGCTATCTGCAGCTTGTATGA
- a CDS encoding ATP-dependent RNA helicase DBP5: MSDLASRITAPAAATPATETDAPAAASSTLAVPDGAADGANSSGLQESNYDVEVQLGDPDTDSPLSSISSFSELGLPQGIIDGLLAMNFKKPSKIQARALPLMLSNPPRNMIAQSQSGTGKTGAFVVTILSRVDFNQPNQPQALALAPSRELARQIQSVIQSIGQFCTGLVVDAAIPGAISRETGVKANVVVGTPGTVMDLIRRRQFDVSQLKLLVVDEADNMLDQQGLGEQCVRVKNMLPKTIQTLLFSATFPDHVKSYAEKFAPQANQMKLRQQELTVKGISQMYMDCPSLKEKYEVLCKLYGLMTIGSSVIFVKTRESADEIQRRMEADGHKVSALHGAFQGQERDQLLDDFRSGKSKVLITTNVLARGIDVSSVSMVINYDIPMKGPGDQSPDAETYLHRIGRTGRFGRVGVSISFVHDRKSFTALSSIAEHYGIDLIQLSPDDWDDTEVKVQDVIKSSRAKPDYAPTQEKAA; the protein is encoded by the exons ATGTCCGACCTCGCCAGCCGGATCACGGCACCGGCCGCTGCCACGCCGGCTACAGAGACCGATGCGCCTGCCGCAGCCTCGAGCACATTAGCTGTTCCTGATGGAGCAGCCGATGGAGCCAACAGCAGTGGTCTCCAGGAGTCCAACTACGATGTCGAGGTACAACTCGGAGACCCCGATACGGACAGCCCGCTGTCATCTATTAGCAGCTTTTCGGAGCTTGGACT CCCACAGGGAATCATTGATGGTCTATTAGCAATGAACTTCAAGAAGCCTTCCAAGATCCAGGCCAGAGCGCTTCCCCTGATGCTCAGCAATCCGCCGCGCAACATGATTGCTCAGTCGCAGTCTGGAACTGGAAAGACTGGCGCATTTGTTGTTACAATACTATCGCGGGTGGACTTTAACCAACCGAATCAGCCCCAAGCTCTGGCTCTTGCCCCAAGTCGAGAGCTTGCCCGGCAGATCCAGAGCGTCATCCAGTCCATCGGCCAGTTTTGTACAGGACTCGTCGTTGACGCCGCTATCCCCGGCGCAATCTCGCGAGAGACTGGTGTCAAGGCCAATGTGGTGGTTGGAACACCAGGCACGGTCATGGATCTTATCCGCCGTCGCCAGTTCGACGTGTCACAGTTGAAGCTACTTGTGGTTGATGAGGCAGACAACATGCTTGACCAACAAGGCCTTGGCGAGCAATGCGTCCGCGTAAAGAA CATGCTACCAAAGACTATTCAAACCCTCCTGTTCTCTGCAACtttccccgaccacgtcaaGAGCTACGCGGAGAAGTTCGCACCCCAGGCCAACCAGATGAAACTGCGTCAGCAAGAGCTGACTGTCAAGGGCATTTCACAAATGTACATGGACTGCCCGTCACTGAAGGAGAAATACGAGGTCCTCTGCAAGCTATACGGCCTCATGACAATTGGTTCTTCTGTGATCTTTGTCAAG ACTCGCGAAAGCGCCGATGAGATTCAGAGAAGAATGGAGGCAGATGGACACAAGGTTTCTGCCTTACACGGAGCATTCCAAGGACAGGAGCGGGACCAGCTTCTTGATGACTTCAGATCTGGCAAATCCAAGGTCTTGATTACCACCAACGTTCTTGCTCGAGGAATCGATGTTTCTAGTGTTTCCATGGTCATCAACTACGACATCCCCATGAAGGGTCCGGGCGACCAGAGCCCAGATGCGGAGACGTATCTGCACCGTATTGGCCGCACTGGACGATTCGGCCGTGTTGGTGTCAGTATCAGCTTTGTACACGACCGCAAGAGCTTTACTGCTTTGTCTAGCATTGCAGAGCATTACGGCATTGATCTTATTCAGCTGAGCCCGGATGACTGGGATGATACTGAAGTTAAGGTTCAGGACGTCATCAAGTCGAGTCGGGCCAAGCCGGATTACGCACCGACACAGGAGAAGGCCGCCTAG